Proteins from a genomic interval of Quercus lobata isolate SW786 chromosome 11, ValleyOak3.0 Primary Assembly, whole genome shotgun sequence:
- the LOC115967597 gene encoding cysteine-rich repeat secretory protein 38-like, translating to MAPVSPSLIFSLCLIFILIPQATTQPSFICHTCSPGLGNYTTNGNYAANLNHVFSSFSSNTAIDNGFYSASYGQDPDKVYAIGLCRGDLNQDVCRSCLNDSTLALIQLCPNQKEAIGWYDNCTLRFSNHSIFGSEDDIPSCYRYNRNNVSDVDGYGKAVKSLLGPDMQLLLNCF from the exons ATGGCACCGGTTTCTCCTAGTCTAATTTTTTCACTGTGTTTGATTTTCATACTCATTCCTCAAGCCACTACTCAGCCAAGCTTCATATGCCACACTTGTTCACCTGGCCTGGGTAACTATACCACTAACGGTAACTACGCAGCGAACCTTAACCATGTTTTTTCATCCTTCTCCTCCAACACCGCAATTGACAATGGGTTTTACAGTGCCTCTTATGGCCAGGACCCTGACAAAGTCTATGCAATTGGACTCTGTAGAGGAGATCTTAATCAAGATGTTTGCCGAAGTTGCCTTAATGACTCCACACTTGCTCTCATACAACTTTGTCCCAATCAAAAGGAGGCAATAGGTTGGTACGACAATTGCACTTTGCGCTTCTCAAACCACTCCATATTTGGCAGCGAGGATGATATTCCTTCTTGCTATAGGTATAACCGAAATAACGTGTCGGATGTAGATGGCTACGGAAAAGCGGTCAAGTCCCTGTTAGGCCCTGATATGCAGCTCCTTCTCAA CTGTTTTTAA